A single genomic interval of Salvelinus fontinalis isolate EN_2023a unplaced genomic scaffold, ASM2944872v1 scaffold_0230, whole genome shotgun sequence harbors:
- the LOC129844782 gene encoding GATA zinc finger domain-containing protein 14-like isoform X12, producing MPYKVNNNNTSAPYKVNNNNNTSMPYKVNNNNNTSMPYTVNNNTSMPYKVNNNNTSMPYKVNNNNTSTPYKVNNNNMSMPYKVNNNNTSMPYKVNNNNTSTPYKVNNNNTSTPYKVNNNNTSMPYKVNNNNTSMPYKVNNNNMSMPYKVNNNNTSTPYKVNNNNTSTPYKVNNNNTSTPYKVNNNNTSTPYKVNNNNTSTPYKVNNNNTSMPYKVNNNNNMSMPYKVNNNNTSMPYKVNNNNTSTPYKVNNNNTSTPYKVNNNNTSTPYKVNNNNTSTPYKVNNNNTSTPYKVNNNNTSTPYKVNNNNTSTPYKVNNNNTSTPYKVNNNNTSTPYKVNNNNTSTPYKVNNNNTSTPYKVNNNNTSTPYKVNNNNTSTPYKVNNNNTSTPYKVNNNNTSTPYKVNNNNTSTPYKVNNNNTSMPYKVNNNNTSMPYKVNNNNTSMPYKVNNNNTSMPYKVNNNNTSMPYKVNNNNTSMPYKVNNNNTSMPYKVNNNNTSMPYKVNNNNTSMPYNRGVKLIPRRA from the exons atgccctacaaggtaaacaacaacaacacgtccgcgccctacaaggtaaacaacaacaacaacacgtccatgccctacaaggtaaacaacaacaacaacacgtccATGCCCTACACGGTAAACAACAACACGTCCATGccctacaaggtaaacaacaacaacacgtccatgccctacaaggtaaacaacaacaacacgtccacgccctacaaggtaaacaacaacaacatgtccatgccctacaaggtaaacaacaacaacacgtccatgccctacaaggtaaacaacaacaacacgtccacgccctacaaggtaaacaacaacaacacgtccacgccctacaag gtaaacaacaacaacacgtccatgccctacaaggtaaacaacaacaacacgtccATGCcttacaaggtaaacaacaacaacatgtccatgccctacaaggtaaacaacaacaacacgtccacgccctacaaggtaaacaacaacaacacgtccacgccctacaaggtaaacaacaacaacacgtccacgccctacaaggtaaacaacaacaacacgtccacgccctacaaggtaaacaacaacaacacgtccacgccctacaaggtaaacaacaacaacacgtccatgccctacaaggtaaacaacaacaacaacatgtccatgccctacaaggtaaacaacaacaacacgtccatgccctacaaggtaaacaacaacaacacgtccacgccctacaaggtaaacaacaacaacacgtccacgccctacaaggtaaacaacaacaacacgtccacgccctacaaggtaaacaacaacaacacgtccacgccctacaaggtaaacaacaacaacacgtccacgccctacaaggtaaacaacaacaacacgtccacgccctacaaggtaaacaacaacaacacgtccacgccctacaaggtaaacaacaacaacacgtccacgccctacaaggtaaacaacaacaacacgtccacgccctacaaggtaaacaacaacaacacgtccacgccctacaaggtaaacaacaacaacacgtccacgccctacaaggtaaacaacaacaacacgtccacgccctacaaggtaaacaacaacaacacgtccacgccctacaaggtaaacaacaacaacacgtccacgccctacaaggtaaacaacaacaacacgtccacgccctacaaggtaaacaacaacaacacgtccacgccctacaaggtaaacaacaacaacacgtccatgccctacaaggtaaacaacaacaacacgtccatgccctacaaggtaaacaacaacaacacgtccatgccctacaaggtaaacaacaacaacacgtccatgccctacaaggtaaacaacaacaacacgtccatgccctacaaggtaaacaacaacaacacgtccatgccctacaaggtaaacaacaacaacacgtccatgccctacaaggtaaacaacaacaacacgtccatgccctacaaggtaaacaacaacaacacgtccATGCCCtacaacaggggtgtcaaactcattccacggagggcctag
- the LOC129844782 gene encoding putative uncharacterized protein DDB_G0282133 isoform X3: MPYKVNNNNTSAPYKVNNNNNTSMPYKVNNNNNTSMPYTVNNNTSMPYKVNNNNTSMPYKVNNNNTSTPYKVNNNNMSMPYKVNNNNTSMPYKVNNNNTSTPYKVNNNNTSTPYKVNNNMSMPYKVNNNNTSTPYKVNNNNTSMPYKVNNNNNNMSTPYKVNNNNTSMPYKVNNNNMSMPYKVNNNNTSTPYKVNNNNTSTPYKVNNNNTSTPYKVNNNNTSTPYKVNNNNTSTPYKVNNNNTSMPYKVNNNNNMSMPYKVNNNNTSMPYKVNNNNTSTPYKVNNNNTSTPYKVNNNNTSTPYKVNNNNTSTPYKVNNNNTSTPYKVNNNNTSTPYKVNNNNTSTPYKVNNNNTSTPYKVNNNNTSTPYKVNNNNTSTPYKVNNNNTSTPYKVNNNNTSTPYKVNNNNTSTPYKVNNNNTSTPYKVNNNNTSTPYKVNNNNTSTPYKVNNNNTSMPYKVNNNNTSMPYKVNNNNTSMPYKVNNNNTSMPYKVNNNNTSMPYKVNNNNTSMPYKVNNNNTSMPYKVNNNNTSMPYKVNNNNTSMPYNRGVKLIPRRA, encoded by the exons atgccctacaaggtaaacaacaacaacacgtccgcgccctacaaggtaaacaacaacaacaacacgtccatgccctacaaggtaaacaacaacaacaacacgtccATGCCCTACACGGTAAACAACAACACGTCCATGccctacaaggtaaacaacaacaacacgtccatgccctacaaggtaaacaacaacaacacgtccacgccctacaaggtaaacaacaacaacatgtccatgccctacaaggtaaacaacaacaacacgtccatgccctacaaggtaaacaacaacaacacgtccacgccctacaaggtaaacaacaacaacacgtccacgccctacaaggtaaacaacaacatgtccatgccctacaaggtaaacaacaacaacacgtccacgccctacaaggtaaacaacaacaacacgtccatgccctacaaggtaaacaacaacaacaacaacatgtccacgccctacaaggtaaacaacaacaacacgtccatgccctacaag gtaaacaacaacaacatgtccatgccctacaaggtaaacaacaacaacacgtccacgccctacaaggtaaacaacaacaacacgtccacgccctacaaggtaaacaacaacaacacgtccacgccctacaaggtaaacaacaacaacacgtccacgccctacaaggtaaacaacaacaacacgtccacgccctacaaggtaaacaacaacaacacgtccatgccctacaaggtaaacaacaacaacaacatgtccatgccctacaaggtaaacaacaacaacacgtccatgccctacaaggtaaacaacaacaacacgtccacgccctacaaggtaaacaacaacaacacgtccacgccctacaaggtaaacaacaacaacacgtccacgccctacaaggtaaacaacaacaacacgtccacgccctacaaggtaaacaacaacaacacgtccacgccctacaaggtaaacaacaacaacacgtccacgccctacaaggtaaacaacaacaacacgtccacgccctacaaggtaaacaacaacaacacgtccacgccctacaaggtaaacaacaacaacacgtccacgccctacaaggtaaacaacaacaacacgtccacgccctacaaggtaaacaacaacaacacgtccacgccctacaaggtaaacaacaacaacacgtccacgccctacaaggtaaacaacaacaacacgtccacgccctacaaggtaaacaacaacaacacgtccacgccctacaaggtaaacaacaacaacacgtccacgccctacaaggtaaacaacaacaacacgtccacgccctacaaggtaaacaacaacaacacgtccatgccctacaaggtaaacaacaacaacacgtccatgccctacaaggtaaacaacaacaacacgtccatgccctacaaggtaaacaacaacaacacgtccatgccctacaaggtaaacaacaacaacacgtccatgccctacaaggtaaacaacaacaacacgtccatgccctacaaggtaaacaacaacaacacgtccatgccctacaaggtaaacaacaacaacacgtccatgccctacaaggtaaacaacaacaacacgtccATGCCCtacaacaggggtgtcaaactcattccacggagggcctag
- the LOC129844782 gene encoding probable serine/threonine-protein kinase clkA isoform X11 produces the protein MPYKVNNNNTSAPYKVNNNNNTSMPYKVNNNNNTSMPYTVNNNTSMPYKVNNNNTSMPYKVNNNNTSTPYKVNNNNMSMPYKVNNNNTSMPYKVNNNNTSTPYKVNNNNTSTPYKVNNNMSMPYKVNNNNTSTPYKVNNNNTSMPYKVNNNNMSMPYKVNNNNTSTPYKVNNNNTSTPYKVNNNNTSTPYKVNNNNTSTPYKVNNNNTSTPYKVNNNNTSMPYKVNNNNNMSMPYKVNNNNTSMPYKVNNNNTSTPYKVNNNNTSTPYKVNNNNTSTPYKVNNNNTSTPYKVNNNNTSTPYKVNNNNTSTPYKVNNNNTSTPYKVNNNNTSTPYKVNNNNTSTPYKVNNNNTSTPYKVNNNNTSTPYKVNNNNTSTPYKVNNNNTSTPYKVNNNNTSTPYKVNNNNTSTPYKVNNNNTSTPYKVNNNNTSMPYKVNNNNTSMPYKVNNNNTSMPYKVNNNNTSMPYKVNNNNTSMPYKVNNNNTSMPYKVNNNNTSMPYKVNNNNTSMPYKVNNNNTSMPYNRGVKLIPRRA, from the exons atgccctacaaggtaaacaacaacaacacgtccgcgccctacaaggtaaacaacaacaacaacacgtccatgccctacaaggtaaacaacaacaacaacacgtccATGCCCTACACGGTAAACAACAACACGTCCATGccctacaaggtaaacaacaacaacacgtccatgccctacaaggtaaacaacaacaacacgtccacgccctacaaggtaaacaacaacaacatgtccatgccctacaaggtaaacaacaacaacacgtccatgccctacaaggtaaacaacaacaacacgtccacgccctacaaggtaaacaacaacaacacgtccacgccctacaaggtaaacaacaacatgtccatgccctacaaggtaaacaacaacaacacgtccacgccctacaaggtaaacaacaacaacacgtccatgccctacaag gtaaacaacaacaacatgtccatgccctacaaggtaaacaacaacaacacgtccacgccctacaaggtaaacaacaacaacacgtccacgccctacaaggtaaacaacaacaacacgtccacgccctacaaggtaaacaacaacaacacgtccacgccctacaaggtaaacaacaacaacacgtccacgccctacaaggtaaacaacaacaacacgtccatgccctacaaggtaaacaacaacaacaacatgtccatgccctacaaggtaaacaacaacaacacgtccatgccctacaaggtaaacaacaacaacacgtccacgccctacaaggtaaacaacaacaacacgtccacgccctacaaggtaaacaacaacaacacgtccacgccctacaaggtaaacaacaacaacacgtccacgccctacaaggtaaacaacaacaacacgtccacgccctacaaggtaaacaacaacaacacgtccacgccctacaaggtaaacaacaacaacacgtccacgccctacaaggtaaacaacaacaacacgtccacgccctacaaggtaaacaacaacaacacgtccacgccctacaaggtaaacaacaacaacacgtccacgccctacaaggtaaacaacaacaacacgtccacgccctacaaggtaaacaacaacaacacgtccacgccctacaaggtaaacaacaacaacacgtccacgccctacaaggtaaacaacaacaacacgtccacgccctacaaggtaaacaacaacaacacgtccacgccctacaaggtaaacaacaacaacacgtccacgccctacaaggtaaacaacaacaacacgtccatgccctacaaggtaaacaacaacaacacgtccatgccctacaaggtaaacaacaacaacacgtccatgccctacaaggtaaacaacaacaacacgtccatgccctacaaggtaaacaacaacaacacgtccatgccctacaaggtaaacaacaacaacacgtccatgccctacaaggtaaacaacaacaacacgtccatgccctacaaggtaaacaacaacaacacgtccatgccctacaaggtaaacaacaacaacacgtccATGCCCtacaacaggggtgtcaaactcattccacggagggcctag
- the LOC129844782 gene encoding putative uncharacterized protein DDB_G0282133 isoform X10 — translation MPYKVNNNNTSAPYKVNNNNNTSMPYKVNNNNNTSMPYTVNNNTSMPYKVNNNNTSMPYKVNNNNTSTPYKVNNNNMSMPYKVNNNNTSMPYKVNNNNTSTPYKVNNNNTSTPYKVNNNMSMPYKVNNNNTSTPYKVNNNNTSMPYKVNNNNNNMSTPYKVNNNNTSMPYKVNNNNTSTPYKVNNNNTSTPYKVNNNNTSTPYKVNNNNTSTPYKVNNNNTSMPYKVNNNNNMSMPYKVNNNNTSMPYKVNNNNTSTPYKVNNNNTSTPYKVNNNNTSTPYKVNNNNTSTPYKVNNNNTSTPYKVNNNNTSTPYKVNNNNTSTPYKVNNNNTSTPYKVNNNNTSTPYKVNNNNTSTPYKVNNNNTSTPYKVNNNNTSTPYKVNNNNTSTPYKVNNNNTSTPYKVNNNNTSTPYKVNNNNTSTPYKVNNNNTSMPYKVNNNNTSMPYKVNNNNTSMPYKVNNNNTSMPYKVNNNNTSMPYKVNNNNTSMPYKVNNNNTSMPYKVNNNNTSMPYKVNNNNTSMPYNRGVKLIPRRA, via the exons atgccctacaaggtaaacaacaacaacacgtccgcgccctacaaggtaaacaacaacaacaacacgtccatgccctacaaggtaaacaacaacaacaacacgtccATGCCCTACACGGTAAACAACAACACGTCCATGccctacaaggtaaacaacaacaacacgtccatgccctacaaggtaaacaacaacaacacgtccacgccctacaaggtaaacaacaacaacatgtccatgccctacaaggtaaacaacaacaacacgtccatgccctacaaggtaaacaacaacaacacgtccacgccctacaaggtaaacaacaacaacacgtccacgccctacaaggtaaacaacaacatgtccatgccctacaaggtaaacaacaacaacacgtccacgccctacaaggtaaacaacaacaacacgtccatgccctacaaggtaaacaacaacaacaacaacatgtccacgccctacaaggtaaacaacaacaacacgtccatgccctacaag gtaaacaacaacaacacgtccacgccctacaaggtaaacaacaacaacacgtccacgccctacaaggtaaacaacaacaacacgtccacgccctacaaggtaaacaacaacaacacgtccacgccctacaaggtaaacaacaacaacacgtccatgccctacaaggtaaacaacaacaacaacatgtccatgccctacaaggtaaacaacaacaacacgtccatgccctacaaggtaaacaacaacaacacgtccacgccctacaaggtaaacaacaacaacacgtccacgccctacaaggtaaacaacaacaacacgtccacgccctacaaggtaaacaacaacaacacgtccacgccctacaaggtaaacaacaacaacacgtccacgccctacaaggtaaacaacaacaacacgtccacgccctacaaggtaaacaacaacaacacgtccacgccctacaaggtaaacaacaacaacacgtccacgccctacaaggtaaacaacaacaacacgtccacgccctacaaggtaaacaacaacaacacgtccacgccctacaaggtaaacaacaacaacacgtccacgccctacaaggtaaacaacaacaacacgtccacgccctacaaggtaaacaacaacaacacgtccacgccctacaaggtaaacaacaacaacacgtccacgccctacaaggtaaacaacaacaacacgtccacgccctacaaggtaaacaacaacaacacgtccacgccctacaaggtaaacaacaacaacacgtccatgccctacaaggtaaacaacaacaacacgtccatgccctacaaggtaaacaacaacaacacgtccatgccctacaaggtaaacaacaacaacacgtccatgccctacaaggtaaacaacaacaacacgtccatgccctacaaggtaaacaacaacaacacgtccatgccctacaaggtaaacaacaacaacacgtccatgccctacaaggtaaacaacaacaacacgtccatgccctacaaggtaaacaacaacaacacgtccATGCCCtacaacaggggtgtcaaactcattccacggagggcctag
- the LOC129844782 gene encoding GATA zinc finger domain-containing protein 15-like isoform X8, with the protein MPYKVNNNNTSAPYKVNNNNNTSMPYKVNNNNNTSMPYTVNNNTSMPYKVNNNNTSMPYKVNNNNTSTPYKVNNNNMSMPYKVNNNNTSMPYKVNNNNTSTPYKVNNNNTSTPYKVNNNMSMPYKVNNNNTSTPYKVNNNNTSMPYKVNNNNNNMSTPYKVNNNNTSMPYKVNNNNTSTPYKVNNNNTSTPYKVNNNNTSTPYKVNNNNTSTPYKVNNNNTSTPYKVNNNNTSMPYKVNNNNNMSMPYKVNNNNTSMPYKVNNNNTSTPYKVNNNNTSTPYKVNNNNTSTPYKVNNNNTSTPYKVNNNNTSTPYKVNNNNTSTPYKVNNNNTSTPYKVNNNNTSTPYKVNNNNTSTPYKVNNNNTSTPYKVNNNNTSTPYKVNNNNTSTPYKVNNNNTSTPYKVNNNNTSTPYKVNNNNTSTPYKVNNNNTSTPYKVNNNNTSMPYKVNNNNTSMPYKVNNNNTSMPYKVNNNNTSMPYKVNNNNTSMPYKVNNNNTSMPYKVNNNNTSMPYKVNNNNTSMPYKVNNNNTSMPYNRGVKLIPRRA; encoded by the exons atgccctacaaggtaaacaacaacaacacgtccgcgccctacaaggtaaacaacaacaacaacacgtccatgccctacaaggtaaacaacaacaacaacacgtccATGCCCTACACGGTAAACAACAACACGTCCATGccctacaaggtaaacaacaacaacacgtccatgccctacaaggtaaacaacaacaacacgtccacgccctacaaggtaaacaacaacaacatgtccatgccctacaaggtaaacaacaacaacacgtccatgccctacaaggtaaacaacaacaacacgtccacgccctacaaggtaaacaacaacaacacgtccacgccctacaaggtaaacaacaacatgtccatgccctacaaggtaaacaacaacaacacgtccacgccctacaaggtaaacaacaacaacacgtccatgccctacaaggtaaacaacaacaacaacaacatgtccacgccctacaaggtaaacaacaacaacacgtccatgccctacaag gtaaacaacaacaacacgtccacgccctacaaggtaaacaacaacaacacgtccacgccctacaaggtaaacaacaacaacacgtccacgccctacaaggtaaacaacaacaacacgtccacgccctacaaggtaaacaacaacaacacgtccacgccctacaaggtaaacaacaacaacacgtccatgccctacaaggtaaacaacaacaacaacatgtccatgccctacaaggtaaacaacaacaacacgtccatgccctacaaggtaaacaacaacaacacgtccacgccctacaaggtaaacaacaacaacacgtccacgccctacaaggtaaacaacaacaacacgtccacgccctacaaggtaaacaacaacaacacgtccacgccctacaaggtaaacaacaacaacacgtccacgccctacaaggtaaacaacaacaacacgtccacgccctacaaggtaaacaacaacaacacgtccacgccctacaaggtaaacaacaacaacacgtccacgccctacaaggtaaacaacaacaacacgtccacgccctacaaggtaaacaacaacaacacgtccacgccctacaaggtaaacaacaacaacacgtccacgccctacaaggtaaacaacaacaacacgtccacgccctacaaggtaaacaacaacaacacgtccacgccctacaaggtaaacaacaacaacacgtccacgccctacaaggtaaacaacaacaacacgtccacgccctacaaggtaaacaacaacaacacgtccacgccctacaaggtaaacaacaacaacacgtccatgccctacaaggtaaacaacaacaacacgtccatgccctacaaggtaaacaacaacaacacgtccatgccctacaaggtaaacaacaacaacacgtccatgccctacaaggtaaacaacaacaacacgtccatgccctacaaggtaaacaacaacaacacgtccatgccctacaaggtaaacaacaacaacacgtccatgccctacaaggtaaacaacaacaacacgtccatgccctacaaggtaaacaacaacaacacgtccATGCCCtacaacaggggtgtcaaactcattccacggagggcctag
- the LOC129844782 gene encoding probable serine/threonine-protein kinase clkA isoform X4 gives MPYKVNNNNTSAPYKVNNNNNTSMPYKVNNNNNTSMPYTVNNNTSMPYKVNNNNTSMPYKVNNNNTSTPYKVNNNNMSMPYKVNNNNTSMPYKVNNNNTSTPYKVNNNNTSTPYKVNNNMSMPYKVNNNNTSTPYKVNNNNTSMPYKVNNNNNNMSTPYKVNNNNTSMPYKVNNNNTSMPYKVNNNNMSMPYKVNNNNTSTPYKVNNNNTSTPYKVNNNNTSTPYKVNNNNTSTPYKVNNNNTSTPYKVNNNNTSMPYKVNNNNTSMPYKVNNNNTSTPYKVNNNNTSTPYKVNNNNTSTPYKVNNNNTSTPYKVNNNNTSTPYKVNNNNTSTPYKVNNNNTSTPYKVNNNNTSTPYKVNNNNTSTPYKVNNNNTSTPYKVNNNNTSTPYKVNNNNTSTPYKVNNNNTSTPYKVNNNNTSTPYKVNNNNTSTPYKVNNNNTSTPYKVNNNNTSMPYKVNNNNTSMPYKVNNNNTSMPYKVNNNNTSMPYKVNNNNTSMPYKVNNNNTSMPYKVNNNNTSMPYKVNNNNTSMPYKVNNNNTSMPYNRGVKLIPRRA, from the exons atgccctacaaggtaaacaacaacaacacgtccgcgccctacaaggtaaacaacaacaacaacacgtccatgccctacaaggtaaacaacaacaacaacacgtccATGCCCTACACGGTAAACAACAACACGTCCATGccctacaaggtaaacaacaacaacacgtccatgccctacaaggtaaacaacaacaacacgtccacgccctacaaggtaaacaacaacaacatgtccatgccctacaaggtaaacaacaacaacacgtccatgccctacaaggtaaacaacaacaacacgtccacgccctacaaggtaaacaacaacaacacgtccacgccctacaaggtaaacaacaacatgtccatgccctacaaggtaaacaacaacaacacgtccacgccctacaaggtaaacaacaacaacacgtccatgccctacaaggtaaacaacaacaacaacaacatgtccacgccctacaaggtaaacaacaacaacacgtccatgccctacaaggtaaacaacaacaacacgtccATGCcttacaaggtaaacaacaacaacatgtccatgccctacaaggtaaacaacaacaacacgtccacgccctacaaggtaaacaacaacaacacgtccacgccctacaaggtaaacaacaacaacacgtccacgccctacaaggtaaacaacaacaacacgtccacgccctacaaggtaaacaacaacaacacgtccacgccctacaaggtaaacaacaacaacacgtccatgccctacaag gtaaacaacaacaacacgtccatgccctacaaggtaaacaacaacaacacgtccacgccctacaaggtaaacaacaacaacacgtccacgccctacaaggtaaacaacaacaacacgtccacgccctacaaggtaaacaacaacaacacgtccacgccctacaaggtaaacaacaacaacacgtccacgccctacaaggtaaacaacaacaacacgtccacgccctacaaggtaaacaacaacaacacgtccacgccctacaaggtaaacaacaacaacacgtccacgccctacaaggtaaacaacaacaacacgtccacgccctacaaggtaaacaacaacaacacgtccacgccctacaaggtaaacaacaacaacacgtccacgccctacaaggtaaacaacaacaacacgtccacgccctacaaggtaaacaacaacaacacgtccacgccctacaaggtaaacaacaacaacacgtccacgccctacaaggtaaacaacaacaacacgtccacgccctacaaggtaaacaacaacaacacgtccacgccctacaaggtaaacaacaacaacacgtccatgccctacaaggtaaacaacaacaacacgtccatgccctacaaggtaaacaacaacaacacgtccatgccctacaaggtaaacaacaacaacacgtccatgccctacaaggtaaacaacaacaacacgtccatgccctacaaggtaaacaacaacaacacgtccatgccctacaaggtaaacaacaacaacacgtccatgccctacaaggtaaacaacaacaacacgtccatgccctacaaggtaaacaacaacaacacgtccATGCCCtacaacaggggtgtcaaactcattccacggagggcctag